Proteins from a genomic interval of Microscilla marina ATCC 23134:
- a CDS encoding leucine-rich repeat domain-containing protein has translation MVNLQALHLRDTDLDQLPAAIGKLKNLQWLDVRGASLTQLPSSFVQLKKLTRLNLSANKFSTLPLEVVQLTGLTRLNIGANDLSQLPTSFVQLSKLTRLALDRNYFKSFPPELTQLKKLQKLDLSGNQLTRLSATIVRLKELRYLSLDRNQLKELPSNITQLSKLTRLHLTSNPISRNTRQKIKQSLPNCKIQF, from the coding sequence TGACCTGGATCAATTGCCTGCTGCTATAGGTAAGCTCAAAAACTTGCAATGGCTAGATGTAAGGGGTGCTTCATTGACTCAGTTGCCCTCCTCGTTTGTCCAATTGAAAAAGCTCACCAGGTTAAACTTAAGCGCTAACAAATTTAGTACATTGCCCTTAGAAGTTGTTCAATTGACAGGGTTGACCAGGTTAAACATAGGAGCCAATGATTTGAGCCAATTGCCTACTTCATTTGTTCAACTCTCCAAGTTGACAAGGTTGGCGCTGGATAGGAACTATTTTAAAAGCTTTCCTCCTGAGTTGACCCAATTAAAAAAACTACAAAAATTAGATTTGAGCGGTAACCAACTTACCCGGTTATCTGCTACCATTGTTCGACTCAAAGAGTTGCGCTACCTGTCTTTAGACAGAAACCAACTGAAGGAACTACCCTCCAACATTACCCAATTGAGTAAGTTGACTAGGTTGCACCTTACGAGCAACCCTATTTCTCGAAATACCCGGCAAAAAATAAAACAATCATTACCCAATTGCAAAATCCAGTTTTGA